In Thermodesulfobium sp. 4217-1, one genomic interval encodes:
- a CDS encoding twin-arginine translocase TatA/TatE family subunit encodes MIGTQELVIVLVIALILFGPSRLPELGNSVGKAIKSFKQGMDEVTEEPKKEEKKEATEISAKTEDTEKK; translated from the coding sequence ATGATTGGTACCCAGGAGCTAGTTATTGTTTTGGTTATAGCGTTAATCTTGTTTGGGCCAAGTAGGTTGCCAGAATTGGGAAATTCGGTGGGCAAGGCTATAAAGTCTTTTAAGCAGGGCATGGATGAGGTTACAGAGGAGCCAAAAAAGGAAGAAAAGAAGGAAGCAACAGAAATTAGTGCAAAGACTGAGGATACCGAAAAGAAGTAG
- a CDS encoding NCS2 family permease has product MISNLFEKVFHLSSRKTNVRTEIIAGFTTFVTLSYIIFVNPSILSQAGIPKEAAIGATIYSTIIATILMGLWANLPIAVAPGMGLNAFFTYTVVIGMGLSWETALGAVFISGIFFFILSVTNIRKAIFMGIPAVLRTSIAVGIGLFIALIGFKNAGIIVENKDTLVSFGHLVSPGVLIASFGLIVTAALMSRGTKGAILIGILLTTILSMIFGITKAPTSMNDLISFSIPNISDTFLKMDLLGAIHYGIIGIIFTFSIVELFDNMGTLIGLTTKGKIIDKDGNIPNLNKALVSDSAGTMISALLGTSTVTSYIESAAGIAEGGRTGLTALVVALCFGLATIFTPLIGIVPAIATSPALIMVGTLMFSEIHRIDFSDLTESFPAFMTIILMPLSFSIANGIAAGFISYVSIKALTGKFKDINLISLIIAIAFIINFILRLH; this is encoded by the coding sequence TTGATATCAAATCTCTTTGAAAAAGTATTTCATCTGAGCTCAAGAAAAACAAACGTTAGAACTGAGATTATTGCTGGCTTTACTACTTTTGTTACCCTTTCGTACATTATCTTTGTCAACCCGTCTATTCTTTCACAGGCAGGAATACCAAAAGAAGCTGCGATAGGTGCTACCATCTATTCTACAATAATTGCAACTATATTGATGGGGCTATGGGCAAATCTACCAATTGCGGTAGCGCCAGGAATGGGATTGAACGCCTTTTTCACCTATACGGTAGTTATTGGGATGGGACTTTCCTGGGAGACCGCACTGGGAGCTGTCTTCATATCTGGAATATTTTTCTTCATATTAAGCGTCACAAACATCAGAAAAGCAATATTTATGGGCATTCCAGCAGTGCTTAGAACCTCTATAGCAGTAGGTATAGGACTCTTTATCGCGCTCATAGGCTTCAAAAATGCAGGCATAATAGTAGAAAACAAAGACACTTTGGTATCTTTTGGACATCTCGTGTCTCCTGGAGTTCTCATAGCTTCATTCGGACTCATAGTTACTGCAGCGCTTATGAGCAGGGGGACAAAGGGTGCAATTTTAATTGGCATTCTTCTGACGACCATTCTTTCAATGATATTTGGTATCACAAAAGCGCCAACTTCTATGAACGACCTGATTTCTTTTTCAATTCCGAATATATCAGATACCTTCCTGAAAATGGATTTACTTGGAGCAATTCACTACGGAATAATAGGAATTATATTTACATTTTCAATAGTAGAGCTCTTTGACAACATGGGCACACTAATAGGGCTTACCACAAAGGGCAAGATAATTGATAAAGATGGAAACATACCAAATCTAAATAAGGCCCTTGTCTCAGACTCAGCAGGAACGATGATAAGTGCTCTGCTTGGCACGTCTACTGTTACTTCTTACATAGAGAGCGCGGCTGGCATAGCAGAGGGCGGCAGAACAGGTCTTACTGCATTAGTTGTTGCGTTGTGCTTTGGACTTGCCACCATCTTCACTCCGCTTATAGGAATAGTGCCCGCAATTGCCACATCTCCAGCACTAATAATGGTGGGCACGCTAATGTTTTCAGAAATTCACAGGATAGATTTTTCCGATTTGACCGAAAGCTTCCCTGCTTTTATGACTATCATCCTTATGCCGCTTTCCTTTTCAATCGCAAACGGTATCGCAGCGGGATTTATATCCTATGTATCTATAAAAGCCTTAACTGGGAAATTTAAAGATATAAATTTGATTTCACTGATAATTGCCATAGCCTTTATAATAAACTTTATCTTAAGACTACACTAA
- the typA gene encoding translational GTPase TypA: MLRSDVRNVAIIAHVDHGKTTLVDAMLKQSGVFRANEVVGERIMDSNDLERERGITILSKNTSIFYKDVKINIVDTPGHADFGAEVERILNMVDGVLLLVDAFEGPMPQTKYVLRKALEQNLKPIVVINKIDRPDQRVDEVLDEVLELFIELDAPDALLDFPVIYTSAKQGIAKSSMEEESSNLIPLFDALIEQIPMPKGDLDAPFQILVTTLDHDEYIGRIAIGRVMRGKILNKQNVLVLNGYEERKAKISKLFTYEGLKRIEIQEVTCGDIIAICGIEDIKIGETIADPDEPEVLPGIYIDEPTVSMIFSVNNSPFAGQEGSFVTSRHLNERLFKELQTNLSLRVNQTGSTDSFDVCGRGELHLSILIETMRREGYEFQVERPKVINKVINGEKCEPMEFLTIDVPKEHMGTVMDILGRRKAELTNMLELAGYIRLEFIVPARGLIGFRSTFLTSTKGTGIMHHVFHGYAPYKGDVPQRQNGVMVSMETGQVTSYALSNLEDRGILFVIPGTDVYKGMVIGENAKEVDLWVNPCKKKHLTNIRSATSDEAIRLDTPRIFSLEQALEYINDDELVEITPKSIRLRKKALNRNPRMN, from the coding sequence TTGTTAAGAAGCGATGTAAGAAATGTTGCAATAATTGCACACGTTGATCACGGTAAAACTACCTTGGTCGATGCAATGTTAAAGCAAAGCGGAGTTTTCAGAGCCAATGAAGTTGTTGGCGAGAGGATTATGGACTCAAACGATCTGGAAAGGGAAAGAGGCATAACAATATTGTCCAAAAATACTTCTATCTTTTATAAAGATGTGAAGATAAATATTGTAGATACTCCAGGACATGCTGATTTTGGCGCAGAAGTTGAGAGAATTTTAAACATGGTTGACGGGGTTCTATTGCTTGTTGACGCGTTTGAAGGACCTATGCCGCAAACAAAATACGTTCTGAGAAAAGCCCTTGAACAAAATCTTAAACCTATAGTCGTTATAAACAAGATTGATAGACCCGATCAAAGGGTTGATGAGGTCTTAGATGAGGTTTTAGAGCTATTTATCGAGTTGGATGCTCCTGATGCCTTGCTGGATTTTCCTGTTATTTATACCTCTGCAAAACAAGGCATTGCAAAGTCATCAATGGAGGAAGAGAGTTCAAACCTTATCCCCCTATTTGATGCGTTAATTGAGCAAATACCAATGCCAAAAGGCGATCTGGACGCACCCTTTCAAATTTTGGTTACCACACTTGATCACGATGAATATATTGGCAGAATTGCTATTGGCAGGGTAATGAGAGGCAAGATTCTAAATAAGCAAAACGTTTTGGTATTAAATGGCTATGAAGAAAGAAAGGCTAAGATTAGCAAGCTCTTTACTTATGAGGGTTTAAAGAGAATAGAGATTCAAGAGGTGACCTGTGGCGATATAATAGCGATTTGTGGAATTGAAGATATAAAGATAGGTGAAACTATAGCGGATCCAGATGAGCCAGAGGTGCTTCCTGGCATTTATATTGATGAGCCAACCGTCTCCATGATATTTTCGGTAAACAATAGCCCTTTTGCTGGACAAGAAGGTAGTTTTGTAACATCAAGGCATTTAAACGAAAGATTATTTAAAGAACTTCAAACCAACCTCAGTTTAAGGGTAAATCAAACAGGATCTACTGACTCATTCGATGTTTGCGGAAGAGGAGAACTTCACCTCTCTATTTTGATTGAAACTATGAGAAGAGAAGGTTATGAGTTTCAGGTTGAGAGGCCAAAGGTAATCAACAAAGTAATTAACGGCGAAAAATGTGAGCCGATGGAGTTCTTGACTATCGACGTACCAAAAGAGCATATGGGCACTGTTATGGATATATTGGGAAGAAGAAAAGCAGAATTAACAAACATGTTAGAACTAGCAGGCTATATTAGGCTCGAATTTATTGTGCCAGCAAGGGGGCTTATAGGTTTTAGATCTACCTTTCTAACCAGCACAAAGGGGACTGGAATTATGCACCATGTTTTTCACGGCTACGCTCCATACAAGGGGGATGTTCCGCAAAGACAAAATGGTGTAATGGTTTCAATGGAAACAGGGCAGGTCACTTCTTATGCCCTTTCAAATCTTGAAGACAGAGGGATATTGTTTGTAATTCCTGGCACAGATGTTTATAAGGGTATGGTCATAGGTGAAAATGCTAAGGAAGTGGATCTGTGGGTTAACCCATGTAAGAAAAAACACCTTACAAATATTCGTTCGGCTACGAGTGATGAGGCCATCAGGCTCGATACTCCGAGAATTTTTAGCCTTGAGCAGGCATTGGAGTATATCAATGATGACGAATTGGTTGAAATTACCCCAAAAAGTATTAGGTTAAGGAAGAAGGCTCTTAATAGAAATCCAAGAATGAATTAA
- the alr gene encoding alanine racemase, which yields MKPWIEVDLDAILSNYKLIKEHVKKDLIPVIKSNAYGMGLIPVANALKDVTDLIAIGDIEEAQTLRLSGFNGALLLIVPILSREEAEFCVHYNVCAALDSFDMASILSDAAKRSSKIIDVHIKVDIGMHRFGVKPEDLDGFIDEIKYLPNIRVKGMFSHFPLGASHITEEQFKTFASLSSKHKDLMIHLPNSQNTVENFDLLRFIPRCGLLIYGAMPSEVESIKLQNVIKLKANVVKIQHISEGQSWSYGYSYTAQRDSKIAVISIGYSDGLKRSLSNRWNVKVRGNICPLRGTINMNFSFIDITGFDNVRVGDEAILIDEDLRVEDMAKIVDTVPHEILVSLRESIKRVYI from the coding sequence ATGAAACCCTGGATAGAGGTTGATCTGGATGCAATTTTATCAAATTATAAATTAATTAAAGAACATGTAAAAAAAGATTTGATACCAGTCATAAAGAGCAATGCTTATGGTATGGGTTTGATTCCTGTTGCAAATGCTCTGAAAGATGTAACAGATCTTATTGCTATTGGAGATATTGAAGAGGCTCAGACCCTTAGGCTATCGGGATTTAATGGAGCGCTACTCTTAATCGTGCCAATTCTCTCAAGAGAAGAGGCTGAGTTTTGCGTTCATTATAATGTCTGCGCAGCTTTAGATTCCTTTGATATGGCATCAATTTTATCGGATGCTGCAAAAAGAAGTTCTAAAATTATTGATGTCCATATCAAAGTTGATATCGGTATGCACAGATTTGGTGTTAAACCAGAAGATTTAGATGGCTTTATAGATGAAATAAAATATTTACCGAATATAAGAGTAAAGGGGATGTTTTCTCATTTTCCGCTTGGGGCATCTCACATTACCGAAGAGCAATTTAAGACGTTTGCTTCTCTGTCTTCAAAACATAAAGATCTGATGATTCATCTGCCAAACTCCCAAAATACTGTGGAAAATTTTGACTTATTAAGATTTATACCAAGATGTGGTCTCTTGATTTATGGAGCTATGCCATCTGAGGTTGAAAGTATTAAATTACAAAATGTTATTAAGCTAAAGGCTAATGTTGTAAAAATTCAACATATTTCTGAGGGGCAGAGTTGGTCTTATGGATATTCATACACTGCACAAAGGGACTCTAAAATTGCAGTTATATCTATTGGATATTCTGATGGGTTGAAGAGATCTCTTTCGAATAGGTGGAACGTAAAGGTGAGAGGCAATATTTGTCCATTGAGAGGTACTATTAATATGAATTTTTCTTTTATCGACATTACGGGATTTGATAATGTGCGAGTGGGGGATGAGGCCATTTTAATAGATGAAGATTTGCGGGTTGAAGATATGGCAAAAATAGTAGATACTGTGCCGCATGAGATTCTGGTATCTTTAAGAGAAAGCATAAAAAGAGTTTACATTTAG
- a CDS encoding branched-chain amino acid ABC transporter substrate-binding protein, which yields MKRYGVYALLFVLFAFGAFFVAGCSGQNKPAGESNVIKIGFAAPLSGSQAEMGTYLKNGAIMAIDKINAKGGINGKKLELVTMDDKADPKEAVSVAQKFAADPSIVAVIGHLNSGASIPASAIYHQAGLVMVSPSSTNPKLTEQGFNNVFRVCTTDAMQGPFAAKYLKDNLKKETVVVLDDKTAYGQGLADEFAKAFQADGGKILMREGINQGDKDFTALLTKIKSLNPQAIYFGGMYPEAGQMVKQMKALGMNKIDFLSGDGVEDPAFTKIAGADANGTYASNVGPAIEKIPGAKAFIDEYTKKFGTAPGPYALFGYDAALAVITALEKAPKPDRADVLKVMPTVSFEGMLGKTSFDSKGDTTNKVLTMFEVKNDQWQPVD from the coding sequence ATGAAACGTTATGGGGTTTATGCTTTGCTTTTTGTTCTGTTTGCTTTTGGTGCATTTTTTGTTGCTGGATGTTCAGGTCAGAATAAGCCAGCTGGCGAGTCAAACGTTATCAAAATTGGTTTTGCTGCTCCTCTTAGTGGTTCTCAAGCTGAGATGGGTACCTATCTTAAAAATGGCGCGATTATGGCTATTGATAAGATAAACGCAAAAGGCGGAATCAATGGCAAAAAACTTGAACTTGTCACAATGGATGATAAGGCCGATCCCAAAGAGGCCGTCTCTGTTGCTCAGAAGTTTGCTGCAGATCCTTCAATAGTAGCAGTTATTGGTCACCTTAATTCTGGTGCATCTATCCCTGCTTCTGCTATCTATCATCAAGCGGGTCTTGTAATGGTTTCACCATCTTCGACAAACCCGAAACTTACCGAACAGGGTTTCAACAACGTATTTAGGGTTTGTACTACTGACGCTATGCAGGGTCCTTTTGCTGCAAAATACCTCAAGGATAATTTGAAAAAAGAAACTGTTGTAGTCCTTGATGACAAGACTGCGTATGGTCAGGGTCTTGCAGATGAGTTTGCAAAGGCATTTCAGGCTGATGGCGGAAAGATCCTGATGAGAGAGGGAATAAATCAGGGGGACAAAGACTTTACCGCTCTCTTGACAAAGATAAAGTCCCTAAATCCACAGGCTATATATTTTGGCGGAATGTATCCTGAAGCCGGACAGATGGTAAAACAGATGAAGGCGTTAGGAATGAACAAGATTGACTTTCTAAGCGGTGACGGTGTAGAAGATCCTGCATTCACAAAGATTGCCGGCGCTGATGCAAACGGTACTTATGCAAGCAACGTTGGTCCTGCAATTGAAAAGATTCCTGGGGCTAAGGCCTTTATTGATGAATACACAAAGAAGTTTGGAACAGCACCTGGTCCATATGCGCTCTTTGGCTATGATGCGGCTCTTGCGGTAATTACAGCTCTTGAAAAGGCTCCAAAGCCAGATAGGGCAGATGTATTGAAGGTTATGCCAACTGTTAGCTTTGAAGGCATGCTTGGAAAGACATCTTTTGATAGTAAGGGCGACACAACAAATAAAGTTCTTACTATGTTCGAAGTTAAAAACGATCAATGGCAACCTGTTGATTAG
- a CDS encoding HD domain-containing phosphohydrolase — translation MIRIDINRLSDGQKLNSPVLDSRGRLLIGEGIPLNSQMVKHLKELGLQFIPIEVSGYEDINQLEVISRKVEMFMKKEANEIFKAARKTAIINPERIINAVDYVMNDMLAKGKTGIVVDDLRTNKDFIFDHLTRVCIYSGILGTALGLNDLRLRTLMITAYLHDVGLALIDDDGVLSGSYITDTPSYKIKEHPKLGRDLCTRAGFPSIISQSLYQHHERIDGKGYPRGLLEKDITLYAKIISVVNVYDALTSPLPKRKPYLPNEALEFIMALSNSAFDKDILKVFLKKVVPYPPGTLVLLSDNQICVIKDCNNDLPLRPILKTYAYLDGGQVKYIDNPSTVDLKNNLNLTIVGQVDSAGKIIDYETSSISSNLENIDDEELKNDITKKISNKKIVRFKRSVKLIDKSKP, via the coding sequence TTGATTAGAATAGACATAAACAGGCTCAGTGACGGTCAAAAATTGAACTCTCCTGTGCTCGATTCAAGGGGTAGACTGCTTATAGGCGAGGGTATACCATTGAATTCTCAAATGGTCAAGCACCTCAAGGAGTTGGGATTGCAGTTCATCCCCATTGAGGTATCTGGATATGAAGATATAAACCAGCTCGAAGTGATCTCAAGAAAAGTTGAAATGTTCATGAAAAAAGAAGCTAACGAGATATTCAAAGCTGCCAGAAAAACGGCCATTATAAACCCTGAAAGAATTATAAATGCTGTTGATTATGTAATGAACGATATGCTTGCAAAGGGCAAGACGGGAATAGTGGTTGACGATCTTAGAACTAATAAGGACTTTATATTTGATCATCTTACAAGGGTGTGCATATATTCAGGCATACTTGGCACCGCTCTGGGGTTAAACGATTTAAGACTTAGAACGCTGATGATCACCGCCTATTTGCACGATGTGGGCTTGGCATTGATAGACGACGATGGTGTACTTAGTGGAAGCTATATTACCGATACGCCAAGTTACAAGATTAAAGAGCACCCAAAGCTTGGGAGAGATCTGTGCACTAGAGCTGGATTTCCTTCTATAATAAGTCAGTCTCTATATCAACATCATGAAAGAATTGATGGAAAGGGTTATCCAAGAGGCTTGCTTGAAAAGGACATAACATTGTACGCAAAGATAATTTCTGTTGTGAACGTTTATGATGCGCTTACATCACCTTTACCAAAAAGAAAACCCTACTTGCCAAATGAGGCTTTAGAGTTTATTATGGCTTTGAGTAACAGCGCCTTCGATAAAGACATTCTAAAAGTCTTTTTGAAAAAGGTAGTTCCATATCCACCTGGTACCCTTGTTCTGCTATCTGATAACCAGATCTGTGTGATAAAGGATTGTAATAACGACCTTCCTCTAAGGCCAATTTTAAAGACTTATGCCTATCTTGATGGTGGACAGGTGAAATATATTGACAACCCATCGACTGTAGATCTTAAAAATAATTTGAATCTAACTATTGTTGGGCAGGTGGACAGCGCCGGCAAGATCATCGATTACGAGACCTCATCTATTTCAAGCAATTTAGAAAATATTGACGATGAAGAATTAAAAAATGATATTACTAAGAAAATTTCAAATAAAAAGATTGTAAGGTTTAAGAGGAGCGTAAAATTAATTGATAAAAGTAAGCCTTGA
- a CDS encoding HD domain-containing phosphohydrolase translates to MIKVSLDEIVSGNELQFPIFDGFGRLLIGKGVAITDSMLDRLKKLGVRKVPIEEEGYEDIEEVDLVDQKSVIEANKALRDVSNDIKKNKIADPEIIMDAADKLISEILNKPKLSIAVNDVRIYRDYLLSHMTRTAIFSAILGTSLGYNDYKLKTLMLSSYLHDIGLLLLEYQDENKIVSFEEHPQYKDHPTIGRDVVRRLGFSSVVANAIVQHHERLDGTGFPNSTKIINDYAQIISIISFFDSLTQPFVGEGYSPSEALELIMGNSGIMFDQDIVKIFVKKVMPYPPGTLVLLSNDIICVVKDVNPSFVLRPTVKTYGIFENNEIERFELDQIIEIDLVKELSLTIVGQVNSKGVLKRFTNPESL, encoded by the coding sequence TTGATAAAAGTAAGCCTTGATGAAATAGTTTCTGGAAACGAGCTTCAATTTCCTATTTTTGATGGCTTTGGCAGACTGCTTATTGGCAAAGGCGTTGCTATTACTGATAGCATGTTGGATAGGCTGAAAAAATTGGGCGTCAGAAAAGTCCCAATTGAAGAAGAGGGATATGAGGATATCGAAGAGGTTGACTTAGTCGATCAGAAAAGTGTAATTGAGGCTAACAAAGCCCTAAGAGATGTTAGTAACGATATAAAGAAAAACAAGATTGCAGATCCAGAAATAATTATGGATGCAGCCGATAAGCTTATTTCAGAGATTTTGAACAAACCAAAGCTTTCAATAGCTGTAAATGATGTAAGGATATATAGAGATTATTTATTGAGTCATATGACCAGAACTGCAATATTTAGCGCAATACTGGGCACATCTCTTGGCTACAACGATTATAAATTAAAAACTTTAATGCTTTCTTCATATCTCCATGATATTGGCCTTTTGCTTCTGGAATACCAAGATGAAAACAAGATAGTTTCTTTTGAGGAACACCCACAATACAAAGATCATCCTACCATTGGAAGAGATGTTGTAAGAAGGTTAGGTTTCTCCTCTGTGGTTGCAAATGCTATTGTGCAGCATCATGAAAGGCTTGATGGAACTGGCTTTCCTAACTCAACCAAGATAATAAATGATTATGCCCAAATAATAAGCATAATAAGCTTTTTTGACTCATTAACTCAGCCATTTGTTGGTGAAGGTTACTCTCCAAGTGAAGCTTTAGAATTAATTATGGGCAATTCGGGTATAATGTTTGATCAAGATATTGTTAAGATTTTTGTGAAAAAAGTAATGCCTTATCCACCAGGTACGTTAGTTTTATTGTCTAATGACATTATTTGTGTAGTAAAGGATGTCAACCCAAGTTTTGTGCTGAGACCTACGGTAAAAACCTATGGCATCTTTGAAAACAATGAAATTGAAAGATTTGAATTAGATCAGATAATAGAGATAGATCTCGTAAAGGAACTTTCTCTAACAATCGTGGGTCAGGTTAACTCTAAAGGTGTACTTAAAAGGTTTACTAATCCCGAATCTTTGTAG
- the glmU gene encoding bifunctional UDP-N-acetylglucosamine diphosphorylase/glucosamine-1-phosphate N-acetyltransferase GlmU, which translates to MSYNKKIFPVIMCAGIGKRMKSSFPKVMHSLLDKPMLWWTVRSFRDILKNKPIAIVGKNKDVIAKYFNDTDMDFVVQDKPLGTAHALLCAYESLRNISDQDFFLVMPGDMPLIKQETIDNLVKMSESDNDIVFITCKVDNPSGYGRIIRDSFGKFVRIVEEKDASNEEQDIKEINVGIYIIRTALLKLLYNIKNSNAQGEYYLTDLLEIALKGGYKLDTLETLDQKEILGVNSQRDLLAAQAEAKNSIIQFHLENGVQIFDISSTWIGPEVSISSGAKIMPGSIIYGKSEIGSSSIGPFSNVENSNIGDNSNVLYSIIKNSTIGNNVSIGPFSHIREKTLVKDNIRIGNFVELKNTEIENNSKASHLSYLGDTSVGSNVNIGAGTITCNYDGFEKYKTTIEDNVFVGSDSILVAPVKLSKGSMIAAGSVITRDVPEDSLGIGRSSQVNKDGWVKRFKSTKLKK; encoded by the coding sequence TTGTCATATAACAAAAAAATATTTCCTGTGATAATGTGTGCTGGAATTGGGAAGAGAATGAAATCCAGCTTCCCGAAGGTTATGCATAGCCTATTGGATAAGCCTATGCTGTGGTGGACTGTAAGGTCTTTTAGAGATATATTGAAAAATAAACCCATAGCCATAGTTGGCAAAAATAAAGATGTTATTGCAAAATATTTTAACGATACAGATATGGATTTCGTGGTTCAAGATAAACCCCTTGGCACTGCCCACGCGCTTCTTTGTGCGTATGAAAGTTTAAGAAATATTTCTGATCAGGACTTTTTTCTTGTTATGCCAGGCGATATGCCATTGATAAAACAAGAAACCATAGATAATTTAGTAAAGATGTCTGAATCAGATAATGATATTGTTTTTATCACCTGCAAGGTTGATAATCCATCTGGATATGGCAGGATCATAAGAGATAGCTTTGGCAAGTTTGTAAGAATTGTTGAAGAGAAAGACGCATCGAATGAAGAGCAAGACATAAAAGAGATTAATGTCGGCATATATATTATTAGAACAGCATTGCTTAAACTTCTTTACAACATTAAAAATTCAAATGCCCAGGGCGAGTATTATCTTACAGATTTGTTAGAAATTGCCCTTAAAGGAGGATACAAGCTTGATACATTAGAAACCCTGGATCAAAAAGAGATTTTAGGAGTGAATTCTCAACGCGATCTATTAGCAGCTCAGGCTGAAGCAAAAAATTCTATAATTCAATTTCACCTGGAAAATGGAGTTCAAATATTCGATATTTCTTCAACATGGATTGGACCAGAAGTTTCAATAAGCTCTGGCGCAAAAATCATGCCCGGTTCAATAATATATGGGAAGAGTGAAATTGGCTCTTCATCGATAGGTCCATTTTCTAATGTAGAGAACTCAAATATTGGAGATAATTCTAATGTGCTATACAGCATTATAAAAAATTCTACAATAGGAAACAATGTAAGTATTGGTCCTTTTTCTCATATTAGAGAAAAAACTCTTGTAAAGGACAATATTAGAATTGGGAATTTTGTCGAACTTAAAAATACAGAAATAGAAAACAATTCAAAAGCGTCTCATCTTTCATATCTTGGGGATACTTCGGTAGGCTCAAATGTAAATATAGGGGCTGGAACAATAACCTGCAACTATGATGGCTTTGAAAAATATAAAACTACTATTGAGGATAACGTCTTTGTTGGCAGCGATTCAATTTTGGTAGCGCCGGTAAAACTTTCAAAGGGTTCTATGATTGCAGCTGGCTCTGTTATAACGAGGGATGTTCCCGAAGACTCATTGGGCATTGGCAGATCCTCACAGGTGAATAAAGACGGATGGGTAAAGCGCTTCAAGAGCACAAAACTGAAAAAATGA
- a CDS encoding ribose-phosphate pyrophosphokinase, which yields MDNSSYSIFSGSSNVALSKEVSSFLGRNLGSVNITRFSDGEIYVRVEESVRGKDIFLIQSTSSPVNERLMELLIMVDAFKRASVSSINVIIPYFCYARQDRKVRGREPISAKLVANLIERAGVDRVIGIDFHTGQIQGFFDILVDHLTAIPVFDAYLKANLGVENLVIVSPDIGGVARARLLAERMGVPLAVVDKRRPLPNQAEAVNIIGDVVGKRCVVIDDIIDTGGTMVEAAHILKKNGVKEVLGVATHGILSGPAIERLTKSDFSHFIVTNTIYHPEDFYGPKIKVISVARLIAESIKRIALSESVSELFR from the coding sequence GTGGACAATTCTTCATATTCGATTTTTTCAGGCTCATCAAATGTAGCCCTGAGTAAAGAGGTTTCAAGTTTTTTGGGAAGAAATCTGGGATCTGTTAATATAACCAGGTTTAGTGACGGTGAAATCTATGTTAGGGTGGAAGAGTCAGTTAGAGGCAAGGATATATTTTTAATCCAGTCAACCTCTAGCCCCGTAAACGAAAGACTTATGGAGCTTCTGATAATGGTAGATGCGTTTAAAAGGGCTTCTGTATCATCTATAAATGTTATTATCCCGTATTTTTGCTATGCAAGACAGGACAGGAAGGTTAGGGGTAGGGAACCAATTTCTGCGAAACTTGTGGCCAATCTTATCGAACGTGCAGGCGTAGATAGAGTTATAGGCATAGATTTTCATACTGGCCAAATTCAAGGCTTTTTTGATATATTAGTTGACCATCTCACTGCCATACCAGTATTCGATGCTTATCTTAAGGCAAATCTTGGAGTAGAAAATCTTGTAATTGTTTCACCCGATATAGGCGGTGTGGCAAGGGCAAGACTTTTGGCAGAGAGAATGGGTGTCCCCCTTGCAGTGGTGGACAAAAGGAGACCTTTGCCAAATCAGGCGGAGGCAGTTAACATAATTGGCGATGTAGTTGGAAAAAGATGCGTAGTAATTGACGATATAATTGATACTGGCGGAACGATGGTTGAGGCTGCTCACATATTGAAAAAAAATGGCGTAAAAGAAGTATTAGGCGTTGCGACCCATGGCATCTTGTCTGGGCCTGCCATAGAAAGACTTACAAAGTCTGACTTCTCTCACTTTATAGTTACAAATACAATCTATCATCCTGAAGATTTTTATGGCCCAAAGATCAAGGTCATATCTGTTGCAAGGTTAATAGCAGAATCCATTAAGAGAATCGCTTTGTCGGAGTCTGTAAGCGAACTTTTTAGATAG